In a genomic window of Henningerozyma blattae CBS 6284 chromosome 9, complete genome:
- the AAT1 gene encoding aspartate transaminase AAT1 (similar to Saccharomyces cerevisiae AAT1 (YKL106W); ancestral locus Anc_2.475), with protein sequence MTKMLSKKFPKPSTKCRFFASYMAKIPQAPPDRILGLVNQFMNDPNPSKVDLTVGVYRDNAGNVPTFKSVQNAQHLLHTVPSLRKDLSYLPIIGHPNYRNKVLNFLFHDGCPEIGPEIIYQDRVSFVQTLSGTGALSVTARFLSNFISDSIIIPQLSWANHANVFKNNGFRNISYYPYYSNEKIVLKDWLNHLINIQKTDREVTSNSKPSCILLHACCHNPTGLDPTKEQWDQILDTIYDLNLIPIIDMAYQGLESGDVLKDSYLLRKVLNKKRYKNWKNGIYLCQSFAKNMGLYGERVGSLSIILPETNSGNKSTSIRENIDSQLKQIIRSMYSSPPGYGARIVSLILSDKDLKDQWFLDVKEMVDRLNDVRYKLSQKLNWNSIIDLNQQHGMFYFTNLSPIQVERLKNQFAIYLTTDGRLSLSGINDLNVDYICNSILNVL encoded by the coding sequence ATGACAAAAATGCTGTCcaaaaaatttccaaaacCATCAACAAAATGTCGTTTCTTTGCATCTTATATGGCAAAGATTCCTCAGGCCCCACCCGATCGCATCTTGGGACTAGTAAATCAATTCATGAACGATCCCAACCCTAGCAAAGTGGACTTAACAGTGGGCGTATATCGTGATAATGCCGGTAATGTACCAACTTTTAAAAGCGTTCAAAACGCACAGCATCTTCTTCATACTGTACCTAGCCTAAGAAAAGATTTATCGTATTTGCCAATAATTGGCCACCCAAATTACCGTAATAaagttttgaatttcttatttCATGATGGCTGTCCTGAAATAGGACCTGAAATCATATATCAAGACCGTGTAAGTTTTGTTCAAACTTTAAGCGGTACAGGTGCGTTGTCTGTTACAGCAAGGTTCttatctaattttatttctgactcaattattattcctCAACTTTCTTGGGCTAATCATGCAAATGTCTTTAAAAACAATGGTTTTCGAAATATAAGCTATTATccatattattcaaatgaaaaaattgttttaaagGATTGGttgaatcatttaataaatattcaaaagacAGATCGAGAAGTAACTTCGAATTCTAAACCATCTTGTATATTATTGCATGCCTGTTGTCATAATCCAACTGGCCTTGACCCAACAAAAGAACAATGGGATCAAATTTTAGATACCATATAcgatttaaatttaattccaATAATAGACATGGCTTACCAAGGTTTAGAATCAGGTGATGTGTTAAAAGattcttatttattaagaaaagtgttaaataaaaaacgGTAtaagaattggaaaaatgGGATTTATTTATGTCAATCATTTGCTAAAAATATGGGATTATACGGTGAAAGAGTGGGGTCTTTAAGTATCATCTTACCTGAAACTAATTCAGGTAATAAATCAACTTCTATAAGAGAAAATATAGATTCccaattaaaacaaatcaTAAGAAGTATGTATTCGTCTCCTCCAGGATATGGTGCAAGAATAGtttctttaattctttctgataaagatttaaagGATCAATGGTTTTTAGACGTCAAAGAAATGGTTGATAGATTAAATGATGTAAGATACAAATTATCTCAGAAACTGAATTGGAATTCCATCattgatttaaatcaaCAACATGgtatgttttattttacaaatttatcACCAATTCAAGTAGAAagattgaaaaatcaatttgCAATTTATTTGACTACAGATGGTAGACTATCATTAAGTGgtattaatgatttaaatgtGGATTACATTtgtaattcaattttaaatgtattatag
- the TBLA0I01170 gene encoding uncharacterized protein codes for MRAGGRIVTPPQEEFLTDQPLSTTAVQAANLMLYGNNNTTQTAPVKKVVRRRKRKVGSNNNGNPQYNIISENDMMYEDWTNPSSYDEEIINPSPSPNGNQMVRYLPSDGNNKPIVVRRRRKLQQPQPVYEDEYGYPLDQSFSNHSNSPYIDSMESNSNSYNNDFSPMVVQTTTVTKYVPSKNGLKPVKVTIQQRPVKKIIRAPNGVIPSGNRSFSYVNGNGNMRRMRNAYMPPHPHPVTRFISDSNMRYQNMVPQFSYPYPSPPSGAIMPPSRSISLLHQPYYDNQYVDQEFPPQFQQNLIPISSSNGSANEQLVYEDGSVPIYEDTQYSYPTPPHQAYFQDFNDNTHIPTDNNNTNAQYYDESMDSYEFEHTPDMTTDEQQRLLQQRHYEQQQTTNIPSNQDRDKILKRKPTIETLPSDFPMEYNSYADDVIIDDSFPSPQRDYLTDTNMLENDYQLEEQQLVQLQQMSRQNSSRNLNLASSQNPSSYKNYMNKNSLLSSPPPTGNSPRNSNMIRQRFNNKSNLSKREYLKKQQIVKKNKKKPTIISKRNHHHNRHSKYETLSEASESPSELESESASDEASGSDSEMSYESDYVSSQSDDDGSGSETESETEVESIHNKHRHRRHPHHQHGRTLKKSARNSSSNSRNNLLKKKSSKSTVQSKRLNSPHHQSYSRRRRSQLPTKHRKNRSSAYYDSEVTSEDDDQISISGSETRSETESYTQSGSQSESELGSEPSQDDEDEYITKVLKKVNERKLKQKQDNKHARLSNANVTPDLPYNVLNTKPKSKVKKNSKSDLSRSKSNGDKKTSIRTLDPTFGTIVENPRLNSNSTSNSSLMKRKSTSNLQTKKSINSMRQASNQNLIPKMKSTTSLKKTKSSTFTNNYVTDYENDDEQISKPASLQKLRQFKSVARQQKTPRPQQRRKKVQPVPVLKQQSYNVKSTYEPSSIEDSPLSKKKSMVKNTPASVKNYKPKQTKREPVQAYPNEQIYNVGTIEKFIYNTKGVLADNVNSEIKNDTTFTTMEEIETTPTPEPDFSQDITVNLMHENGIYEDDTNTYPIMAYEDNTKSVSKMRKNYKSNKSSRQSSVKSSKNIVPQPSLELYDKDAIDDEVLETQSHTSQSTFAKKLQNAHYFSSDNENTEIFQEDLEDNENVEENATNSDFSGYVFEKENNDQLYGEEDDDRISEEEQEDDSVQVKSYPDKPIQNKTEQVGIEEEEQEEQEEEFLEESENIELYEADQVKYASDNVSANEVEILPEEIELSDNQSTSSQDTYESNSEQDEEAEEEDNLLEPYEDEELANQDENDLIIGNEGELGQEEEEEGVDEEYSEQVSEHDTLNRQDHINSPEDEYESKSINYESQHSKKDEFDTEDEIELSEAASKNTTNESMEDELMQGNIMEPEQLHTMEKIERLVLSDDNFDIENTNHLANFVTREDSKSAPNDSTDELFSPKLISTPETPATTIENFHNESNSKKLGKEVPTNMHNSNPTTYVRKHSRAPSHRRVSSKKISGETIVSMNSNKNNIDQAMYATSDLLQPVIAKKAHSRKPSTNTIGSRNAVTEDNSTMASSESKYMSPTNSTSEYASPSSMKSPGSVGYEIYEAEVHEVSKKDVNNAKFVNDDEEYYHNVNMNDESLDYEENPANEEFDISNISEIKNSSNTNSVIHKDIKPRATSYQQLAHQNKLQKAFSITESESGDQSNLNASHVSINPESDNITVESGYNAFVDVVDNLTLVTDRNIESKPNKSRVPSNISKKTIEESSKPSLNKNVKKNSNFGKKLAKKSPKKSFTKAPVKALKHPTTPINETIKNSAYPTAPVIDDYDMNESDIQDVITADIAEANSDEYGTSMFNTSDLNLINKVSQTEPLEISSPKRKITTNNDHPATNSLNIKHKELQASMTSLDKLKKSIEKARMVASNGVDADTSVYSNDDLLVNSSLVREDLPQRSKTMNSVTRSKKEKLKPKFKSKSISDIDVKEINNMRHFTPPPRSMQRPTSGVVSMRDVNEMETYNEMYPNYNQDNMNINTDNSDEVMEQPKSGKTKNIFKPFKTMVNNMNANIAAAQERNRQYQYEDEYYDNRNYVYDDDEIMGNEFQNDNAETSSFERMNKNIDSNSDVVYADNINVKRKSSKFGSFKRLGQINEEYDTAYNNKPRPRNTFLSYSDWKAQLYEDNPEYLENKPTLKNIFKSMKKNKNEAYEEELEAYEDPDINYDEGVDVGYDDARKSPGKLGHKFKMMFKK; via the coding sequence ATGAGAGCTGGAGGAAGAATCGTTACTCCTCCACAAGAAGAGTTCCTCACAGATCAACCGCTGTCTACTACAGCCGTCCAAGCCGCTAATCTAATGTTATAcggtaataataatactactcAGACCGCTCCTGTTAAGAAAGTGGTTAGAAGAAGGAAAAGAAAGGTGGgcagtaataataatggtaacCCTCAATATAATATCATAAGCGAAAACGATATGATGTATGAGGATTGGACTAACCCTTCTTCGTATGACGAAGAGATTATTAACCCTAGCCCTAGCCCTAATGGTAATCAAATGGTCAGGTATTTGCCCTCTGACGGTAATAACAAACCAATCGTGGtaagaagaagaaggaaATTGCAGCAACCTCAGCCGGTTTATGAAGATGAATACGGGTATCCATTAGATCAATCTTTTTCCAACCATAGTAATAGTCCTTACATCGATTCGATGGAAAGCAACAGTAACAGCTATAACAATGATTTCTCGCCAATGGTGGTTCAAACCACTACTGTCACAAAATACGTGCCTTCCAAGAATGGGTTGAAACCTGTGAAAGTCACTATTCAACAACGTCCTGTTAAGAAAATTATCAGAGCACCAAACGGTGTTATTCCCAGTGGCAATAGATCGTTTTCCTACGTAAACGGCAATGGCAACATGAGACGTATGAGAAATGCATACATGCCACCTCACCCTCATCCTGTCACAAGATTCATTAGTGATAGCAATATGAGATACCAAAATATGGTACCTCAATTCTCTTACCCTTACCCTTCTCCTCCTTCAGGGGCCATCATGCCTCCTTCAAGATCTATCTCTTTACTTCATCAACCTTATTACGATAATCAATATGTAGATCAAGAATTCCCCCCACAATTCCAACAAAACCTTATTCCAATCTCAAGTAGTAACGGTTCAGCTAATGAACAATTGGTTTATGAAGATGGTAGTGTTCCAATTTATGAAGATACTCAATATTCATATCCTACTCCACCTCACCAAGCTTACTTCCAAgattttaatgataatactcATATTCCAACagacaataataatactaatgcACAATATTATGACGAATCAATGGATTCCTACGAGTTCGAACACACGCCAGACATGACCACCGATGAACAACAACGATTATTACAACAACGCCATTACGAACAACAACAAACTACTAATATTCCATCAAACCAAGATAGAGATAAAATCTTAAAGAGAAAGCCAACCATCGAAACTTTACCAAGCGATTTCCCAATGGAATATAACTCTTACGCAGATGATGTCATTATCGATGATTCTTTCCCTTCACCTCAAAGAGATTATTTAACTGATACAAATATGTTAGAAAATGATTACCAATTGgaagaacaacaattgGTTCAATTACAACAAATGTCAAGGCAAAACTCTTCAAGAAACTTAAATTTAGCATCTTCCCAAAATCCTTCTTCgtataaaaattacatgaataaaaattctctGTTGTCTTCTCCTCCTCCTACAGGTAATTCCCCAAGAAATTCCAATATGATTAGACAAAggtttaataataaatcaaatttatccAAAAGGGagtatttgaaaaaacagCAGATTGTCAAgaagaataaaaagaagCCAACAATCATCTCTAAACGTAACCACCATCACAATCGTCATTCGAAATATGAAACTTTGTCAGAAGCTTCTGAATCACCTTCTGAATTGGAAAGCGAATCTGCATCTGATGAAGCATCAGGCTCCGATTCAGAAATGTCCTACGAGTCTGATTATGTCTCTTCCCAATCAGATGATGACGGTTCCGGAAGTGAAACTGAATCTGAAACTGAAGTGGAATCGATTCATAACAAACATCGTCATCGTCGTCATCCTCATCATCAACATGGTCgtactttaaaaaaatcagCTCGTAACTCGTCATCCAATTCGAGAAACAATttgttgaagaaaaaatcttCCAAGTCCACTGTTCAATCgaaaagattaaatagTCCTCATCATCAATCTTATtctagaagaagaagatcaCAACTTCCAACTAAGCATCGTAAAAATCGTTCATCGGCCTATTATGATTCAGAGGTTACTagtgaagatgatgatcaAATATCTATTTCAGGCTCTGAAACCAGAAGTGAAACTGAGTCATATACTCAATCTGGATCTCAATCTGAGTCTGAACTTGGCTCCGAACCATCtcaagatgatgaagacgAATATATTACCAAAGTCTTGAAAAAAGTAAACgaaagaaaattgaaacaaaaACAGGATAATAAACATGCACGTCTATCTAATGCGAATGTTACCCCTGACTTACCTTATAACGTCTTAAACACAAAGCCAAAATCAAaagtaaagaaaaattccaaatcaGATTTATCTCGTAGCAAGAGTAATGGTGACAAGAAAACTTCAATAAGAACTTTGGATCCAACTTTTGGTACAATAGTAGAAAATCCAAGACTAAACTCAAATTCTACCTCAAATTCAAGtttaatgaaaagaaaGTCTACTTCGAATTTGCAAACTAAAAAATCTATCAATTCAATGAGACAAGCTTCGAACCAAAACTTAATTCCAAAGATGAAGAGTACTACTTCTTTGAAAAAGACAAAATCTTCAACATTTACCAATAACTATGTTACCgattatgaaaatgatgatgaacaAATAAGCAAGCCTGCCAGCTTACAAAAATTAAGGCAATTCAAAAGTGTTGCTAGACAACAAAAGACTCCAAGACCTCAACAACGTAGAAAGAAAGTTCAACCTGTTCCTGTTTTGAAACAACAGTCATATAACGTTAAATCAACTTATGAACCTTCATCAATTGAAGATTCACCTttatcaaagaaaaaatcaatgGTGAAAAATACTCCAGCATCAGTTAAAAATTACAAGCCAAAACAAACAAAGAGGGAACCTGTACAAGCTTATCCAAATGAACAAATTTATAACGTTGGCACTATTGAGAAATTTATCTACAACACAAAGGGTGTCCTTGCTGACAATGTTAATtcagaaattaaaaatgacaCCACTTTCACTACAATGGAGGAAATAGAAACTACCCCAACTCCAGAACCTGATTTTAGTCAGGATATTACTGTCAATTTAATGCATGAGAATGGTATTTATGAAGATGATACAAATACATATCCTATTATGGCTTATGAAGATAATACCAAATCTGTATCGAAGATGAGGAAGAATTAcaaatctaataaatctaGCCGTCAAAGTAGTGTTAAATCTTCTAAAAACATTGTTCCACAACCAAGCTTAGAATTGTATGATAAAGATGCCATAGATGATGAAGTTTTAGAAACACAGAGTCATACTTCTCAATCTACTTTTgctaaaaaattacaaaacgCTCATTATTTCTCATCTGATAATGAGAATACTGAAATTTTCCaagaagatttagaagATAACGAAAACGTCGAAGAAAATGCAACAAATTCAGATTTTAGTGGATATGTTtttgaaaaggaaaataatgatcaaCTGTACggtgaagaagatgatgatcGTATCtctgaagaagaacaagaagATGATAGTGTACAGGTCAAATCTTATCCTGATAAGCCAATCCAAAATAAGACTGAACAAGTTGGtatagaagaagaagagcAAGAAGAgcaagaagaagaatttttagaagaatcagaaaatattgaattgtATGAAGCTGATCAAGTAAAGTATGCTAGTGACAATGTAAGTGCAAATGAAGTTGAGATTTTGCCTGAAGAAATCGAACTTTCAGATAATCAATCCACTTCTTCACAGGACACCTATGAATCCAACTCAGAACAAGATGAAGAGGCTGAAGAGGAAGATAACTTACTTGAACCTTATGAAGATGAGGAGCTAGCGAAtcaagatgaaaatgacTTAATTATTGGTAATGAAGGTGAACTCGGTCAAGAGGAAGAAGAGGAGGGTGttgatgaagaatattCAGAACAAGTAAGTGAGCATGATACACTAAATAGGCAAGACCATATAAATTCACCTGAGGATGAATATGAAagtaaatcaattaattacGAATCCCAACATTCtaaaaaagatgaatttGACACTGAGgatgaaattgaattgTCTGAAGCAGCTTCTAAAAATACTACTAATGAATCTATGGAAGATGAGCTAATGCAAGGGAATATCATGGAACCTGAACAGTTGCATACaatggaaaaaattgaaaggTTAGTCCTCTCGGATGACAACTTTGATATAGAAAATACTAACCATCTAGCTAACTTTGTTACCAGAGAAGATTCTAAATCAGCTCCAAATGATAGTACTGACGAATTATTTTCTCCAAAGCTAATTAGCACACCGGAAACACCTGCTACTACCATTGAGAATTTTCATAATGAAAGTAACAGTAAGAAATTAGGCAAGGAGGTACCAACAAATATGCACAATTCGAATCCCACTACTTATGTTCGAAAGCACTCTAGGGCACCTTCGCATCGTAGAGTATCcagtaaaaaaattagcGGGGAAACTATTGTTAGTatgaattcaaataaaaataatattgatcaAGCAATGTATGCTACCAGTGATCTTCTTCAACCGGTTATTGCTAAGAAAGCGCATTCTAGAAAACCATCAACTAATACTATCGGTTCCCGTAACGCTGTAACTGAAGATAACTCTACAATGGCATCTTCTGAAAGTAAATATATGAGTCCAACAAATAGTACAAGCGAATATGCCTCTCCTTCTTCGATGAAATCACCTGGCTCAGTTGGTTATGAAATTTACGAAGCGGAAGTTCACGAAGTATCTAAAAAGGATGTAAATAACGCTAAATTTGTTAATGACGATGAAGAATACTATCATAATGTTAATATGAACGATGAATCTTTAGACTACGAGGAAAATCCTgcaaatgaagaatttgatatCTCTAATATTtctgaaattaaaaatagttCTAATACTAATAGCGTTATtcataaagatattaaaccTAGAGCAACATCTTATCAGCAACTAGCACATCAgaataaattacaaaaagcATTCAGTATAACCGAATCTGAGTCTGGGGATCAAAGTAACCTAAACGCCTCTCATGTATCCATTAATCCTGAAAGTGACAACATTACAGTTGAATCTGGTTATAACGCATTTGTTGATGTTGTAGATAATCTAACACTGGTTACTGATCGAAATATTGAAAGTAAACCCAATAAAAGCCGTGTACCAAGTAATATATCAAAGAAAACTATCGAAGAATCTTCTAAACCTTCATTGAACAAAAAtgtgaagaaaaattcaaattttggTAAGAAATTAGCTAAGAAATCACCAAAGAAGTCCTTTACAAAAGCTCCTGTTAAAGCCTTAAAGCATCCTACGACTCCAATTAATGAGACAATTAAAAACTCTGCTTACCCAACTGCTCCAGTTATTGATGACTATGACATGAATGAGTCTGATATCCAAGATGTAATTACTGCAGATATTGCGGAGGCTAATAGTGATGAATATGGAACTTCTATGTTTAACACTAgtgatttaaatttaattaataaagttAGCCAAACTGAACCGCTTGAAATTAGTTCACCAAAACGAAAGATCACTACCAATAATGACCATCCTGCCACTAATTCTCTTAATATTAAACATAAGGAACTTCAAGCAAGTATGACATCtttagataaattaaaaaaatcaattgagAAAGCTAGGATGGTTGCATCCAATGGTGTTGATGCAGATACAAGTGTTTATTCGAATGATGATCTTTTAGTAAACTCAAGTTTGGTTAGAGAAGATCTACCTCAAAGGTCAAAAACTATGAATAGTGTTACTAGAtccaaaaaagaaaagttaAAACCCAAGTTTAAATCTAAATCTATTAGCGATATTGATgtgaaagaaataaataatatgagACATTTTACACCACCTCCAAGATCAATGCAAAGACCCACTTCAGGCGTTGTTTCTATGCGTGATGTTAATGAAATGGAAACATATAATGAGATGTATCCTAATTACAATCAAGATAATATGAATATCAACACTGATAACAGTGACGAAGTAATGGAACAACCAAAAAGTGGGAAAacaaagaatatatttaaacCATTTAAGACGATggttaataatatgaatgcGAATATAGCAGCAGCTCAAGAAAGAAACCGTCAATATCAATATGAAGATGAATATTATGATAATCGTAATTATGtatatgatgatgatgaaattatGGGAAACgaatttcaaaatgatAATGCTGAAACAAGTTCTTTTGAGCgaatgaataaaaatatcgaCTCTAACAGTGATGTCGTTTATgctgataatattaatgttaaaagaaaaagtagTAAATTTGGTTCGTTTAAAAGATTAGGGCAAATCAATGAAGAATATGATACTGCATATAATAACAAGCCAAGACCAAGAAATACATTTTTAAGCTACAGTGATTGGAAAGCCCAATTATATGAAGATAATCCGGAATATCTAGAAAATAAACCGACactaaaaaatattttcaagtccatgaagaagaataaaaatgaagCGTATGAAGAAGAGCTTGAAGCGTATGAAGATCCAGATATCAATTATGATGAAGGTGTCGATGTTGGGTATGATGATGCAAGGAAAAGTCCAGGTAAATTAGGTcacaaatttaaaatgatGTTTAAAAAGTGA
- the APE1 gene encoding metalloaminopeptidase APE1 (similar to Saccharomyces cerevisiae LAP4 (YKL103C); ancestral locus Anc_2.478), which translates to MSTQQELINHLKETLSKIELSQNIEKVNSSPKNGHTAFAPKDFKHSPCKMPLDELLECGTELIDFQYANPTTYHAIKGLSDMLVESGFKYIDEKDDWSSLADNPGYYYTTRNGTSLSAFIIGPDWKPEFGVGVVASHIDSLTAKLKPSSLKEKVEGFDLLGVAPYGGTLNELWFDRDLGIGGRVLVTESGSDKVKSVLIDSTPHPIARIPSLAPHFGSPAVGPFDKEDQAVPIVGYVSPEEAANAPEVTDEEKKSPLYGKHCINLLRWVAKQAGVKVSELVQMDLELFDVQKGTFGGIKNDFLFIPRLDDRLCSFAAIGALHKFATLQKPNPEDFTMVCLFDNEEVGSLTRQGAQGGLLSAVVSRVAKAMAGSDAIDLHRIFANSIILSADVNHMFNPNFKNVYMSNHSPKPNVGITLSLDPNAHMATDVVGTAFVERLAAVNDDKVQYFQIKNNSRSGGTVGPFLASQTGARTVDLGIAQLSMHSIRATTGSQDVGLGAHFFCGFYMNWRRIYNEFNGL; encoded by the coding sequence ATGAGCACTCAACAAGAATTAATCAACCATTTAAAGGAAACCCTATccaaaattgaattatctCAAAACATTGAAAAGGTCAATTCTTCTCCAAAGAACGGTCACACTGCGTTTGCTCCAAAGGATTTCAAGCATTCCCCTTGCAAGATGCCATTGgatgaattattggaaTGTGGTActgaattaattgatttccAATATGCAAACCCAACTACTTACCATGCTATTAAAGGTTTATCTGATATGTTAGTTGAATCTGGGTTCAAATATATCGACGAAAAAGATGATTGGTCCAGTTTGGCTGATAATCCaggttattattataccaCCAGAAACGGAACCAGTTTATCAGCATTCATTATTGGTCCAGATTGGAAACCAGAATTTGGTGTTGGTGTTGTTGCATCTCATATTGACTCTTTAACCGCCAAATTAAAGCCATCCTCTCTTAAGGAAAAAGTAGAAGGGTTTGATTTGTTAGGTGTTGCACCATACGGAGGTACTTTGAATGAATTGTGGTTTGATAGAGATTTAGGTATAGGTGGTCGTGTTCTTGTCACAGAATCTGGTTCCGACAAAGTTAAATCtgttttaattgattctaCTCCTCATCCAATTGCTAGAATCCCAAGTCTTGCTCCACATTTCGGTAGCCCTGCTGTGGGTCCATTTGATAAAGAAGACCAAGCAGTTCCTATTGTTGGCTACGTTTCCCCTGAAGAAGCTGCCAATGCACCAGAAGTGActgatgaagaaaagaaatcaCCATTATATGGTAAGCACTGTATCAATTTGTTGAGATGGGTTGCCAAACAAGCAGGTGTTAAAGTTTCTGAATTAGTTCAAATGgatttggaattatttgatgtcCAAAAGGGCACTTTTGGTGGTATCAAGAATGATTTCCTATTTATCCCAAGATTAGATGATCGTTTATGTAGTTTTGCAGCTATTGGTGCTTTGCATAAATTCGCCACTTTACAAAAACCAAACCCTGAAGATTTCACCATGGtttgtttatttgataaCGAAGAAGTCGGATCTTTGACTAGACAAGGTGCTCAAGGTGGGTTATTGAGCGCCGTGGTTTCACGTGTTGCCAAGGCAATGGCTGGTAGTGATGCTATTGATTTACACCGTATCTTTGCCAATTCCATCATCTTATCCGCAGACGTCAATCACATGTTCAACCCTAACTTCAAGAATGTTTATATGTCCAACCATTCACCAAAACCAAATGTGGGTATTACTTTATCCCTTGATCCAAATGCTCACATGGCCACTGATGTCGTGGGTACTGCCTTTGTAGAAAGACTAGCGGCTGTTAATGACGATAAAGTACAATACTTCCAAATCAAGAACAATTCTAGATCCGGTGGCACTGTGGGCCCATTCTTGGCATCTCAAACCGGTGCTAGAACCGTGGATTTGGGTATTGCTCAATTATCGATGCATAGTATCAGAGCTACTACTGGTTCGCAAGATGTAGGTCTTGGTGCACATTTCTTCTGTGGGTTCTACATGAACTGGAGAAGAATctataatgaatttaatggCTTGTAG